One Algibacter sp. L3A6 genomic region harbors:
- a CDS encoding GNAT family N-acetyltransferase: MSKDNIVIREIGPNDNSGIEQVIRACFHEFNIPLEGTAYTDPETKQIFQAYQNTNDVYFVIEADGEILGGVGLKPLAGFETTVCEIQKMYFSSKIRGKGYGKLLFSKCLEAAKSLGYKQCYIESSTQLKAAIHIYETHGFKHLDKALGDTGHFSCGVWMLKDL; encoded by the coding sequence GTGAGCAAAGATAATATAGTTATTCGAGAAATTGGGCCTAATGACAACTCAGGAATTGAGCAAGTTATTAGGGCGTGTTTTCATGAGTTTAATATTCCTTTAGAAGGTACGGCTTACACCGATCCAGAAACCAAACAAATTTTTCAGGCTTACCAAAATACAAATGATGTTTATTTTGTTATTGAAGCAGATGGTGAAATTTTAGGAGGCGTTGGTTTAAAGCCATTAGCCGGTTTTGAAACTACAGTTTGTGAAATTCAGAAAATGTATTTTTCATCTAAAATTAGAGGTAAAGGTTACGGTAAGCTGTTGTTTTCTAAATGCCTAGAAGCTGCTAAATCTTTGGGGTATAAACAATGTTACATTGAATCGTCAACACAGTTAAAAGCGGCTATTCATATTTACGAAACTCATGGATTTAAACATCTAGACAAGGCTTTGGGTGAT
- a CDS encoding LEA type 2 family protein produces MKKLIILSTLLISFLNCTVTEKPTFIGVQNIKILESTSKNVTFTADALFLNPNDIGGELQTDAIKIFVNDNEMGHISAEHFDVPAKKEFTIPLKAQIPTDSIFSNKNLSGLLGSLFSKKVKIQYTGEINYKTFGFSHSYAVDETQNVKIKF; encoded by the coding sequence ATGAAGAAACTCATAATTTTATCAACACTACTCATCTCTTTTCTAAATTGTACTGTAACCGAAAAACCGACTTTTATAGGTGTACAAAACATTAAAATCTTAGAGTCAACATCTAAAAACGTAACGTTTACAGCTGATGCTCTGTTTTTAAACCCTAACGATATTGGAGGCGAATTGCAAACCGATGCCATTAAAATATTTGTTAACGATAATGAAATGGGGCATATATCGGCAGAACATTTTGATGTTCCGGCAAAAAAAGAATTTACAATTCCGTTAAAAGCTCAAATCCCAACAGACAGTATTTTTAGCAATAAAAACCTAAGTGGATTATTAGGAAGCCTATTTAGCAAAAAGGTTAAAATTCAATACACAGGAGAAATCAATTATAAAACCTTTGGTTTTTCGCATAGTTATGCTGTTGACGAAACCCAAAACGTTAAAATAAAATTTTAA